A DNA window from Fodinibius sp. Rm-B-1B1-1 contains the following coding sequences:
- a CDS encoding STAS domain-containing protein yields MKNFKINHKEVQTYDVLELFGELDAHTASQLEDSLKKLIDQDKHHIIVNCEELDYIASAGLGVFMAYIEDVRSLGGDIKLTNMNPKVYNVFDLLGFPSLYDILDNEKKAIEQFENDEA; encoded by the coding sequence ATGAAAAACTTTAAAATCAATCACAAAGAAGTTCAGACGTATGATGTTTTGGAACTTTTTGGTGAACTGGATGCCCACACCGCATCACAGTTAGAAGACTCGCTGAAAAAGCTAATTGACCAAGATAAACATCACATCATCGTAAACTGCGAGGAGTTGGATTACATTGCAAGTGCCGGCCTGGGAGTGTTTATGGCATACATTGAGGATGTACGATCACTTGGCGGCGATATCAAATTGACGAATATGAACCCAAAGGTTTACAACGTGTTCGATCTTCTTGGCTTTCCCTCGCTGTACGACATTTTAGACAACGAGAAAAAAGCTATCGAACAGTTCGAAAACGACGAAGCTTAA
- a CDS encoding ATP-binding protein, whose protein sequence is MAKSTTTYSISVQASTEHLAEVRDFVAKYAKEFGFGKQQVADIRLAVDEAYTNIIKHAYKHDDKKTVDIELGYNSNKFWVSLLDTGDAFDPSDYSKPDVRQKIKEKKRGGVGVYLIRKLMDDVEYNKQGAVNEIRMTKNK, encoded by the coding sequence TTGGCAAAATCAACCACTACATATAGTATTTCTGTACAAGCTTCTACCGAGCACCTGGCAGAAGTACGTGATTTTGTGGCAAAGTATGCCAAAGAGTTTGGTTTTGGCAAACAACAGGTAGCAGATATTCGTCTTGCTGTAGATGAAGCCTATACTAATATTATCAAACATGCCTATAAACACGATGATAAAAAAACGGTGGATATCGAATTAGGTTATAACAGTAACAAGTTTTGGGTTTCTCTGCTTGACACTGGCGATGCTTTTGACCCAAGCGACTACTCCAAACCCGATGTTCGTCAAAAAATTAAAGAAAAAAAACGGGGCGGGGTCGGTGTTTACCTAATTAGAAAACTTATGGACGATGTAGAATACAATAAACAGGGGGCCGTCAACGAAATTCGGATGACCAAAAACAAGTAA